One part of the Suncus etruscus isolate mSunEtr1 chromosome 2, mSunEtr1.pri.cur, whole genome shotgun sequence genome encodes these proteins:
- the ZNF598 gene encoding E3 ubiquitin-protein ligase ZNF598 isoform X3 has protein sequence MAATTVAAGAEGRCATLEAAAAAALPERGGGSCVLCCGDLEATALGRCDHPVCYRCSTKMRVLCEQRYCAVCREELRQVVFGKKLPAFASISLSQLQHEKTYDIYFADSQVLALYRQLLQHECPRCLDLPAFNLFGDLEQHMRKQHELFCCKLCLRHLKIFTFERKWYSRKDLARHRMQGDPDDTSHRGHPLCKFCDERYLDNDELLKHLRRDHYFCHFCDTDGAQDYYSDYAYLREHFREKHFLCEEGRCSTEQFTHAFRTEIDLKAHKMACHSRNRAEARQNRHIDLQFNYTPRHPRRAEGVVGGEDYEEVDRYHRQSRAGRAGGRGAQQSRRGSWRYKREEEDREVAAAIQASVAAQQQLDTGRSEDREEAGTRGPEEARGSWRPTRTQGEGPGPKEASVNGPVSQNLFPASSPAAVPVLGSSLRPAPVKLKDEDFPSLYASTSSASALAVTSAPHLAYPPRPRGRGAFQEEDFPALVPSAAKPTAAPTSLLSAWNSSKKGAKPSPGALATRKAGKGGKGGKKGGLGPTEEEPPGTPPVGTGPTLLASGAIPSFTKVGKRKKVGLEKQGTPSPPPPPSEQAGPPGAEHTRLVPSDSREGPAGVIVNGHSEAPALARGTPKEPPGLLRPPGSAPQEDFPVLSSSCPPRMPPPPGGLPATRWTAAEHGALPHWTPGGSGGCRLVASDQGGSCSARDCHPPGFSPGVVLKSTPPPPPPGLVPPVSKPPPGFSSLLPGPHSSSSAKVPRPPEAQAYLEPKRFRERNLQLIRAIKDFLQSDETRFSQFKSHSGEFRQPSITRAARTCLVTTSPRSSMSCWCCCLMPPSSRSYYQPTPPSEAERSLAPRHGGTRRVLGRPVDTRTWPVVCAPPASRS, from the exons ATGGCGGCGACGACGGTGGCGGCTGGCGCTGAGGGGCGGTGCGCGACcctggaggcggcggcggcggcggcgctgcCCGAGCGGGGCGGCGGCAGCTGCGTGCTGTGCTGCGGGGACCTGGAGGCCACGGCGCTGGGCCGCTGCGACCACCCGGTGTGCTACCGCTGCTCCACCAAGATGCGGGTCCTGTGCGAGCAGCGCTACTGCGCCGTGTGCCGCGAGGAGCTGCGCCAG GTGGTGTTTGGGAAGAAACTCCCGGCTTTCGCCAGCATCTCGCTTTCGCAACTGCAGCACGAGAAGACCTACGACATCTACTTTGCCGACAGCCAGGTGTTGGCCTTGTACAG GCAGCTGCTGCAGCATGAATGTCCACGCTGCCTGGACCTGCCGGCCTTCAACCTCTTTGGGGACCTGGAGCAGCACATGAGGAAGCAGCATGAGCTCTTCTGCTGTAAACTGTGCCTCAGACACCTCAAG ATCTTCACCTTCGAGCGCAAGTGGTACTCACGCAAGGACCTGGCGCGGCACCGCATGCAAGGGGACCCTGATGACACCTCACACCGTGGACACCCCCTCTGCAAGTTCTGTGATGAGCGCTACCTAGACAATGATGAGCTGCTCAAGCACCTGCGCCGGGACCATTACTTCTGCCACTTCTGCGACACCGACGGTGCTCAGGACTACTACAG TGACTATGCCTACTTGCGTGAACATTTCCGGGAGAAGCACTTCCTATGTGAGGAGGGTCGCTGCAGCACCGAGCAGTTCACGCACGCCTTCCGCACCGAGATCGACCTCAAGGCCCACAAGATGGCCTGCCACAGCCGCAACCGCGCTGAGGCCCGGCAAAATCGCCACATCGACCTGCAGTTCAACTATACGCCTAGACACCCACGCAGGGCTGAGG GGGTGGTGGGCGGCGAAGACTATGAGGAGGTGGACAGGTACCACCGCCAGAGCCGTGCAGGCCGGGCCGGCGGGCGTGGAGCCCAGCAGAGCCGTCGAGGAAGCTGGAGGTACAAGAG GGAAGAAGAAGACCGGGAAGTGGCCGCTGCCATCCAGGCCTCGGTAGCTGCTCAGCAGCAGCTGGACACAGGCAGGAGTGAGGATCGGGAGGAGGCAGGGACGCGGGGCCCTGAAGAAGCCCGAGGTTCCTGGCGACCCACCCGGACTCAGGGCGAAGGCCCAG GCCCTAAAGAAGCCTCCGTGAATGGGCCTGTAAGCCAGAATCTCTTCCCAGCCAGCAGTCCTGCAGCCGTGCCTGTGCTTGGAAG TTCCCTCAGGCCAGCCCCAGTGAAGCTCAAGGACGAAGACTTCCCCAGTCTCTACGCCTCCACATCCTCGGCCTCTGCCCTGGCAGTGACCTCAGCACCCCACCTGGCATACCCCCCTCGGCCTCGGGGCAGGGGTGCCTTCCAAGAGGAGGATTTCCCAGCCTTGGTTCCTTCAGCTGCCAAGCCCACTGCTGCCCCCACCAGCCTCCTCTCTGCCTGGAACAGCAGCAAAAAGGGGGCCAAACCCAGCCCCGGGGCCCTGGCTACCAGGAAGGCGGGGAAAGGGGGCAAGGGCGGGAAGAAGGGCGGACTGGGCCCTACAGAGGAGGAGCCTCCGGGTACACCCCCTGTGGGGACTGGGCCCACCCTGCTGGCCTCTGGGGCCATCCCATCTTTCACCAAGGTGGGCAAGAGGAAGAAGGTGGGCTTGGAAAAGCAGGGGACCCCATCTCCCCCGCCACCACCCTCTGAACAGGCTGGACCTCCGGGTGCTGAGCACACACGCCTGGTCCCATCTGACAGCAGGGAGGGGCCAGCAGGTGTCATTGTCAATGGACACTCAGAGGCACCGGCCCTGGCCCGAGGCACTCCCAAGGAACCCCCGGGGCTCCTTCGGCCCCCAGGCTCTGCACCCCAGGAAGACTTCCCAGTGCTCAGCAGCTCCTGCCCACCCAGGATGCCACCTCCCCCAGGTGGGCTACCTGCCACCAGGTGGACTGCAGCAGAGCATGGGGCTCTGCCACACTGGACTCCGGGGGGCAGTGGGGGGTGCAGGCTAGTTGCATCTGACCAAGGTGGGTCATGCTCTGCCCGGGACTGCCACCCCCCAGGTTTCAGCCCTGGGGTGGTGCTGAAGAGTACACCCCCCCCACCGCCGCCTGGGCTGGTGCCCCCTGTGAGCAAGCCCCCACCTGGCTTCTCCAGCCTCTTGCCTGGCCCCCACTCCAGCAGCAGCGCAAAAGT ACCCAGGCCACCTGAAGCGCAGGCCTACCTAGAGCCCAAGCGCTTTCGGGAGCGGAACCTGCAGCTCATCCGGGCCATCAAGGACTTCCTACAGAGCGACGAGACACGCTTCAGCCAGTTCAAAAGCCACTCTGGCGAGTTCCGCCAG CCCAGTATTACCAGAGCTGCCAGGACCTGCTTGGTGACAACTTCCCCAAGATCTTCAATGAGTTGCTGGTGCTGCTGCCTGATGCCACCAAGCAGCAGGAGCTACTATCAGCCCACACCGCCTTCCGAGGCCGAGCGCAGCCTGGCACCAAGGCACGGCGGAACAAGAAGAGTGCTTGGCAGGCCGGTGGACACGAGGACTTGGCCTGTTGTGTGTGCCCCACCTGCCAGCAGGTCTTAG
- the ZNF598 gene encoding E3 ubiquitin-protein ligase ZNF598 isoform X4 has translation MEGSGFVRPLPAFTSPGLRQSFLPRMAQWTLSAPALCPGGVWEETPGFRQHLAFATAAREDLRHLLCRQPGVGLVQLLQHECPRCLDLPAFNLFGDLEQHMRKQHELFCCKLCLRHLKIFTFERKWYSRKDLARHRMQGDPDDTSHRGHPLCKFCDERYLDNDELLKHLRRDHYFCHFCDTDGAQDYYSDYAYLREHFREKHFLCEEGRCSTEQFTHAFRTEIDLKAHKMACHSRNRAEARQNRHIDLQFNYTPRHPRRAEGVVGGEDYEEVDRYHRQSRAGRAGGRGAQQSRRGSWRYKREEEDREVAAAIQASVAAQQQLDTGRSEDREEAGTRGPEEARGSWRPTRTQGEGPGPKEASVNGPVSQNLFPASSPAAVPVLGSSLRPAPVKLKDEDFPSLYASTSSASALAVTSAPHLAYPPRPRGRGAFQEEDFPALVPSAAKPTAAPTSLLSAWNSSKKGAKPSPGALATRKAGKGGKGGKKGGLGPTEEEPPGTPPVGTGPTLLASGAIPSFTKVGKRKKVGLEKQGTPSPPPPPSEQAGPPGAEHTRLVPSDSREGPAGVIVNGHSEAPALARGTPKEPPGLLRPPGSAPQEDFPVLSSSCPPRMPPPPGGLPATRWTAAEHGALPHWTPGGSGGCRLVASDQGGSCSARDCHPPGFSPGVVLKSTPPPPPPGLVPPVSKPPPGFSSLLPGPHSSSSAKVPRPPEAQAYLEPKRFRERNLQLIRAIKDFLQSDETRFSQFKSHSGEFRQGVISAAQYYQSCQDLLGDNFPKIFNELLVLLPDATKQQELLSAHTAFRGRAQPGTKARRNKKSAWQAGGHEDLACCVCPTCQQVLAHGDVDGHRALHAAHNDDDFPSLQALGRVIR, from the exons ATGGAAGGCTCCGGCTTCGTGCGGCCCCTTCCTGCCTTCACCTCCCCGGGTCTGCGCCAGTCCTTCCTGCCCCGCATGGCTCAGTGGACGCTCAGTGCCCCTGCCCTGTGCCCAGGTGGTGTTTGGGAAGAAACTCCCGGCTTTCGCCAGCATCTCGCTTTCGCAACTGCAGCACGAGAAGACCTACGACATCTACTTTGCCGACAGCCAGGTGTTGGCCTTGTACAG CTGCTGCAGCATGAATGTCCACGCTGCCTGGACCTGCCGGCCTTCAACCTCTTTGGGGACCTGGAGCAGCACATGAGGAAGCAGCATGAGCTCTTCTGCTGTAAACTGTGCCTCAGACACCTCAAG ATCTTCACCTTCGAGCGCAAGTGGTACTCACGCAAGGACCTGGCGCGGCACCGCATGCAAGGGGACCCTGATGACACCTCACACCGTGGACACCCCCTCTGCAAGTTCTGTGATGAGCGCTACCTAGACAATGATGAGCTGCTCAAGCACCTGCGCCGGGACCATTACTTCTGCCACTTCTGCGACACCGACGGTGCTCAGGACTACTACAG TGACTATGCCTACTTGCGTGAACATTTCCGGGAGAAGCACTTCCTATGTGAGGAGGGTCGCTGCAGCACCGAGCAGTTCACGCACGCCTTCCGCACCGAGATCGACCTCAAGGCCCACAAGATGGCCTGCCACAGCCGCAACCGCGCTGAGGCCCGGCAAAATCGCCACATCGACCTGCAGTTCAACTATACGCCTAGACACCCACGCAGGGCTGAGG GGGTGGTGGGCGGCGAAGACTATGAGGAGGTGGACAGGTACCACCGCCAGAGCCGTGCAGGCCGGGCCGGCGGGCGTGGAGCCCAGCAGAGCCGTCGAGGAAGCTGGAGGTACAAGAG GGAAGAAGAAGACCGGGAAGTGGCCGCTGCCATCCAGGCCTCGGTAGCTGCTCAGCAGCAGCTGGACACAGGCAGGAGTGAGGATCGGGAGGAGGCAGGGACGCGGGGCCCTGAAGAAGCCCGAGGTTCCTGGCGACCCACCCGGACTCAGGGCGAAGGCCCAG GCCCTAAAGAAGCCTCCGTGAATGGGCCTGTAAGCCAGAATCTCTTCCCAGCCAGCAGTCCTGCAGCCGTGCCTGTGCTTGGAAG TTCCCTCAGGCCAGCCCCAGTGAAGCTCAAGGACGAAGACTTCCCCAGTCTCTACGCCTCCACATCCTCGGCCTCTGCCCTGGCAGTGACCTCAGCACCCCACCTGGCATACCCCCCTCGGCCTCGGGGCAGGGGTGCCTTCCAAGAGGAGGATTTCCCAGCCTTGGTTCCTTCAGCTGCCAAGCCCACTGCTGCCCCCACCAGCCTCCTCTCTGCCTGGAACAGCAGCAAAAAGGGGGCCAAACCCAGCCCCGGGGCCCTGGCTACCAGGAAGGCGGGGAAAGGGGGCAAGGGCGGGAAGAAGGGCGGACTGGGCCCTACAGAGGAGGAGCCTCCGGGTACACCCCCTGTGGGGACTGGGCCCACCCTGCTGGCCTCTGGGGCCATCCCATCTTTCACCAAGGTGGGCAAGAGGAAGAAGGTGGGCTTGGAAAAGCAGGGGACCCCATCTCCCCCGCCACCACCCTCTGAACAGGCTGGACCTCCGGGTGCTGAGCACACACGCCTGGTCCCATCTGACAGCAGGGAGGGGCCAGCAGGTGTCATTGTCAATGGACACTCAGAGGCACCGGCCCTGGCCCGAGGCACTCCCAAGGAACCCCCGGGGCTCCTTCGGCCCCCAGGCTCTGCACCCCAGGAAGACTTCCCAGTGCTCAGCAGCTCCTGCCCACCCAGGATGCCACCTCCCCCAGGTGGGCTACCTGCCACCAGGTGGACTGCAGCAGAGCATGGGGCTCTGCCACACTGGACTCCGGGGGGCAGTGGGGGGTGCAGGCTAGTTGCATCTGACCAAGGTGGGTCATGCTCTGCCCGGGACTGCCACCCCCCAGGTTTCAGCCCTGGGGTGGTGCTGAAGAGTACACCCCCCCCACCGCCGCCTGGGCTGGTGCCCCCTGTGAGCAAGCCCCCACCTGGCTTCTCCAGCCTCTTGCCTGGCCCCCACTCCAGCAGCAGCGCAAAAGT ACCCAGGCCACCTGAAGCGCAGGCCTACCTAGAGCCCAAGCGCTTTCGGGAGCGGAACCTGCAGCTCATCCGGGCCATCAAGGACTTCCTACAGAGCGACGAGACACGCTTCAGCCAGTTCAAAAGCCACTCTGGCGAGTTCCGCCAG GGTGTCATTTCCGCAGCCCAGTATTACCAGAGCTGCCAGGACCTGCTTGGTGACAACTTCCCCAAGATCTTCAATGAGTTGCTGGTGCTGCTGCCTGATGCCACCAAGCAGCAGGAGCTACTATCAGCCCACACCGCCTTCCGAGGCCGAGCGCAGCCTGGCACCAAGGCACGGCGGAACAAGAAGAGTGCTTGGCAGGCCGGTGGACACGAGGACTTGGCCTGTTGTGTGTGCCCCACCTGCCAGCAGGTCTTAGCACACGGTGATGTGGACGGCCACCGTGCACTGCATGCCGCCCACAATGACGACGACTTCCCATCCCTCCAGGCCCTCGGCAGGGTCATCAGGTAG